A single window of Methanosphaera sp. DNA harbors:
- a CDS encoding restriction endonuclease: MTKLSKKPTNIVFLLPVLRILDKTSYYLDDDEIQQIILENSEYTTNDIREDDNQIKRAILYLNHVGFIKEDHHGNYQITKDGRTLFNDSKKTEEQKERVIVNKLSKDVYNIPSTDDVYSTFLIYLRDNPNHPIRRKDSIYDAIEKNTNFYNNKDVMELRSPKKRTFKGENIIYSRFDYAISDLSRVNLIEKSDNKGYQLTQKGFKILEDEENIKTNVSKLLKNTKPKSKKKKKKKQVVADIKIENNPPVSISADEVYEKLFLEVLSDRKEHKKRSIFKAIEEALIPDVEIPDNIKKAVDKNIEKVKLKLEKEDIIIQATKKGYWKLTDHGIKLLNEDNSHKVEVPIEVKKNDNINPIDTFKKSYHDIKNSFDKQLLDKITSCSPEFFENLVLDLLLKEDKIDGLKPIDGYVTPLSRDGGIDGKIYFDGLKFPMCFQAKRYQIKSNVQRPEIQSFIGALRDYENRTNEETFKGIFVTTSDFSTGAKETAKSNDIILKNGDDIVKLMKKHKVGIKKETYKVDLIDDKYFEE, translated from the coding sequence ATGACCAAACTAAGTAAAAAACCAACAAACATAGTCTTTCTTTTGCCAGTTCTTAGAATACTTGATAAAACATCATATTATCTAGATGATGATGAAATTCAGCAAATAATCCTTGAAAACTCTGAATATACTACTAATGATATAAGAGAAGATGACAACCAGATAAAAAGAGCTATTCTTTACTTAAATCATGTAGGATTTATTAAAGAAGATCATCATGGAAATTATCAAATTACAAAAGATGGACGCACTTTATTTAATGATTCTAAAAAAACAGAAGAACAAAAAGAAAGAGTGATAGTTAATAAGCTTTCAAAAGATGTCTACAATATACCAAGTACTGATGATGTTTATTCAACATTCCTTATTTATCTTCGAGATAATCCAAATCATCCAATAAGACGTAAAGATTCAATATATGATGCAATAGAAAAGAACACTAACTTTTATAATAATAAAGATGTTATGGAACTTAGATCACCTAAGAAGAGAACATTTAAAGGAGAAAATATTATTTACTCCAGATTTGACTATGCAATTTCTGATCTTAGCAGAGTTAACTTAATTGAAAAATCTGATAATAAAGGATATCAACTAACACAGAAAGGTTTTAAAATACTTGAAGATGAAGAAAATATTAAAACTAATGTATCTAAACTACTAAAGAATACAAAACCAAAATCAAAGAAAAAGAAAAAGAAAAAACAAGTTGTAGCTGATATTAAAATAGAAAATAATCCACCTGTAAGTATATCTGCTGATGAAGTTTATGAAAAACTATTTCTTGAAGTTTTAAGTGATAGAAAAGAACATAAAAAGAGAAGTATATTTAAGGCAATTGAGGAAGCTCTTATCCCAGATGTTGAAATTCCAGATAATATTAAAAAGGCTGTAGATAAGAATATTGAAAAAGTGAAACTAAAACTTGAAAAAGAAGATATTATTATACAAGCTACTAAGAAGGGATACTGGAAACTAACAGATCATGGTATTAAATTACTCAATGAAGATAATAGTCATAAAGTTGAAGTTCCAATTGAAGTTAAAAAAAATGATAATATAAATCCTATTGATACATTTAAAAAGTCATATCATGATATTAAGAATTCATTTGATAAACAATTACTTGATAAAATTACATCATGTTCACCTGAGTTTTTTGAAAATCTTGTACTTGATTTACTACTCAAAGAAGATAAGATTGATGGATTAAAACCAATAGATGGTTATGTTACACCTTTATCACGAGATGGTGGTATTGATGGTAAAATTTATTTTGATGGTTTAAAATTCCCTATGTGTTTTCAGGCAAAACGTTATCAGATAAAAAGTAATGTTCAAAGACCTGAAATTCAGAGTTTTATTGGAGCTCTAAGAGATTATGAAAATAGAACTAATGAAGAAACCTTCAAAGGTATATTTGTTACAACATCAGACTTTTCAACCGGTGCAAAAGAAACTGCAAAATCCAATGATATTATCCTAAAAAATGGTGACGATATTGTAAAATTAATGAAAAAACACAAAGTTGGAATTAAGAAAGAAACATATAAAGTAGATCTTATTGATGATAAATACTTTGAAGAATAA
- the hemL gene encoding glutamate-1-semialdehyde 2,1-aminomutase gives MNNDISKKLYEESVNYLPGGVNSPVRAYKPYPFFATKAKDSKLYDVDGNEYIDYCLGYGPIIFGHANDDIVADSIEQLKLGTDYGVPSEKELLLAKEVVKRVPCAEMVRFTNSGTEATMSAIRLARGVTGRKKIIKFEGAYHGAHDAVLVKSGSGAAGQPDSPGVPEEATRNTILVPYNDVDALKATIEDHKDEIACVIVEPVMGNIGCVPPKDGYLQFMREITEENDIILIFDEVITGFRLSYGGAQEYFGITPDLATFGKIVGGGFPIGAIAGPVELMSQFTPSGKIYQAGTFSGNPMSINGGLSAFKVLDKDAYKQLGNTGDYLRSGIADILDRLDFNYQINGVESMTQVYFTDKEVYDYETAQTSDLEGFLKYFHTLLENGVFVAPSQYECAFLSIKHTKEDIDNTLAAIEVALKNL, from the coding sequence ATGAATAATGATATATCAAAGAAATTATATGAAGAATCTGTTAACTACCTTCCTGGTGGTGTAAATTCACCTGTACGTGCATATAAGCCTTACCCATTTTTTGCAACTAAAGCTAAAGATTCAAAACTTTATGATGTAGATGGTAATGAATACATAGACTACTGTCTTGGATATGGTCCTATTATCTTTGGTCATGCAAATGATGATATTGTTGCAGATTCAATTGAACAACTTAAACTTGGAACAGATTATGGTGTTCCATCTGAAAAAGAATTACTTCTTGCAAAAGAAGTTGTTAAACGTGTACCATGTGCAGAGATGGTAAGATTTACAAACTCTGGTACTGAAGCTACAATGAGTGCTATTAGACTTGCACGTGGTGTAACTGGTCGTAAGAAAATTATTAAATTTGAAGGAGCATATCATGGAGCTCACGATGCAGTACTTGTAAAATCAGGTTCTGGAGCTGCAGGTCAGCCAGATTCTCCTGGTGTTCCTGAGGAAGCTACACGTAACACAATTCTTGTTCCATACAATGATGTTGATGCTCTTAAAGCTACAATTGAAGATCATAAAGATGAAATTGCATGTGTTATTGTTGAACCTGTAATGGGTAACATTGGATGTGTACCTCCTAAAGATGGATATCTTCAATTTATGCGTGAAATTACAGAAGAAAACGACATTATCTTAATATTTGATGAGGTTATCACAGGTTTCCGTCTAAGTTATGGTGGAGCACAAGAGTATTTTGGCATTACACCTGATCTTGCAACATTTGGTAAAATTGTTGGTGGAGGATTCCCAATTGGTGCTATTGCAGGTCCTGTTGAACTTATGAGTCAATTTACACCTAGTGGTAAAATCTACCAGGCTGGTACATTTAGTGGAAATCCAATGTCTATTAATGGTGGACTTTCTGCATTTAAAGTACTAGATAAAGATGCATATAAACAACTTGGAAATACTGGTGATTACTTACGTAGTGGTATTGCTGATATTCTTGATAGACTTGACTTCAACTACCAGATAAATGGTGTTGAATCAATGACTCAGGTATACTTTACAGATAAAGAAGTATATGATTATGAAACAGCACAAACATCAGATCTTGAAGGATTCCTCAAATACTTCCACACATTACTTGAAAATGGTGTATTTGTTGCTCCATCACAGTATGAATGTGCATTCCTTTCAATTAAACATACAAAAGAAGATATTGACAATACTCTTGCAGCAATTGAAGTTGCACTTAAAAACTTATAG
- a CDS encoding 2,5-diamino-6-(ribosylamino)-4(3H)-pyrimidinone 5'-phosphate reductase encodes MKPYVYLNAAMTADGKIATKDSSLKISGEDDLIRVHQIRKDVDAIMVGINTVIIDDPKLTIHKIDAEKSDNPIRVIIDSNGRIPPTSRLLNDDAAKTIVVIAEDAPQENIEKLEGICDIIIAGKGHVNLKVALEILYEKYNVKSILLEGGSTLNFSMFKEHLIDKLSICIGSKILGGCESKTLVDGEGFNASECVDLKISDVKKIDDDILIEYDVVY; translated from the coding sequence ATGAAGCCATATGTTTATCTTAATGCTGCAATGACAGCAGATGGTAAGATTGCAACAAAAGATTCATCACTTAAAATATCAGGTGAGGATGATCTTATACGTGTACATCAGATACGAAAAGATGTAGATGCAATAATGGTTGGAATTAACACAGTAATTATTGATGATCCAAAACTTACAATACATAAAATTGATGCAGAAAAATCAGACAATCCAATACGTGTTATAATTGACTCAAATGGTCGAATACCACCAACATCACGTCTTTTAAATGATGATGCAGCAAAAACCATAGTTGTAATAGCAGAAGATGCACCACAAGAAAATATAGAAAAACTAGAAGGTATATGTGATATTATCATTGCAGGTAAAGGTCATGTCAACTTAAAAGTTGCACTTGAAATATTATATGAAAAATATAATGTTAAGTCAATTCTTCTTGAGGGTGGATCTACTCTTAATTTTTCAATGTTTAAAGAACACCTAATAGATAAGCTATCAATATGTATAGGATCTAAGATTCTTGGTGGGTGTGAGTCAAAAACTCTTGTTGATGGTGAAGGATTTAATGCAAGTGAATGTGTTGATCTTAAAATATCAGATGTTAAAAAAATAGATGATGATATTTTAATTGAATATGATGTAGTTTACTAA
- a CDS encoding TatD family hydrolase has protein sequence MIDVHCHLNCRNFDDKRDELIENTQKRFKYVIDSGASYKSNPKSLALSEKYDLIKTTMGYHPEYAGCDDEETIKKTEKQIEENIDNIQAIGEIGLDFSQKRSEDELKRQHRVFEDLLNMAEEYDVPVVLHVRDAESHALEIIKKHTNLPDVVFHCFSGSKQTAIDAVDCGYYISFATNVLHSKNHKKNIKATPLENILTETDSPYLSPQRGEDNQPLNIVETIKKIERYKQIDFDEIEKQTEKNAIKVFNL, from the coding sequence ATGATTGATGTACACTGCCACCTAAATTGTCGCAACTTCGATGACAAACGTGACGAACTTATAGAAAATACACAAAAAAGATTCAAATACGTAATAGATTCAGGAGCTTCATATAAAAGCAATCCTAAATCACTAGCACTAAGTGAAAAATACGACCTAATAAAAACAACAATGGGATATCACCCAGAATATGCAGGATGTGATGATGAAGAAACAATCAAAAAAACAGAAAAACAGATTGAAGAAAACATTGACAACATCCAAGCAATAGGAGAAATAGGACTAGACTTTTCACAAAAGCGAAGTGAAGATGAACTAAAACGTCAACACAGAGTATTTGAAGACTTACTTAACATGGCAGAAGAATATGATGTACCAGTAGTTCTTCATGTACGTGATGCAGAATCACATGCTCTTGAAATAATAAAAAAACACACAAATCTTCCAGATGTAGTTTTCCACTGCTTTAGTGGATCAAAACAAACAGCAATAGATGCAGTAGATTGTGGATACTACATATCATTTGCAACAAATGTACTACATTCAAAAAATCATAAAAAAAATATCAAAGCAACACCACTTGAAAACATACTAACAGAAACTGACAGTCCATATCTTTCACCACAAAGAGGAGAAGACAACCAGCCACTAAATATTGTTGAAACAATTAAGAAAATTGAAAGATATAAACAAATAGACTTTGATGAAATTGAAAAACAAACAGAAAAAAATGCAATAAAAGTATTTAACTTATAA
- the mtxX gene encoding methanogenesis marker protein Mmp4/MtxX, whose protein sequence is MKIAIGLGENKNVVEAIERFPFDDIVIAKTNKELLDYIEDPTVDGVIRGSLESNIIKDLRCKYPHIFRASVLQKDGHVFLLTPVGIDECDTKKAKRVIIEESAKVIEMMGIEPKIALISGGRRQDKGRSSKIDQSIDECEELTHEFEDKYDIKHYYILIEEAIKDQANIIIAPDGIIGNIIFRSLVLVSGITSYGALTLRQPNLFIDTSRSQTTQGYVNAIELISHLIDSKNK, encoded by the coding sequence ATGAAAATTGCAATTGGTCTTGGTGAAAATAAAAATGTAGTTGAAGCTATTGAAAGATTTCCATTTGATGATATAGTTATTGCAAAGACAAATAAAGAACTTCTAGACTATATTGAAGATCCAACAGTTGATGGTGTTATACGTGGATCTCTTGAATCAAATATTATTAAGGATTTAAGATGTAAATATCCACACATATTCAGGGCATCTGTTCTTCAAAAAGATGGACATGTATTTCTTCTAACACCTGTAGGAATTGATGAATGTGACACAAAAAAGGCAAAACGTGTTATAATTGAAGAATCAGCAAAAGTTATTGAAATGATGGGAATTGAGCCTAAGATTGCATTAATATCAGGTGGACGAAGACAAGATAAAGGACGAAGTAGTAAGATTGATCAGTCAATTGATGAATGTGAAGAGCTAACACATGAATTTGAAGATAAATATGATATTAAACACTACTATATTCTAATTGAAGAGGCAATAAAAGATCAGGCAAATATTATTATTGCACCAGATGGTATTATTGGAAATATAATCTTTAGAAGTCTTGTTCTTGTATCTGGAATTACAAGTTATGGAGCATTAACTCTTAGACAGCCAAACTTATTTATTGACACATCACGTTCACAAACAACACAGGGATATGTTAATGCTATTGAACTTATAAGTCATCTTATTGATAGTAAGAATAAATAA
- the uppS gene encoding polyprenyl diphosphate synthase — protein sequence MRLLQPLYSLYEWYITRNLDASKMPNHVAIIMDGNRRYSKLQGNMKVIEGHKRGVNTLENVLEWCVDLGIDIVTVYAFSTENFNREENEVHDLMDLFSETFRNISENKKIHKNEVRINAVGKLEMFPEDVREAITIAENATSKYQKRLINIALGYDGRAEIVDAFKKIATDVRDGKIEPEDIDEDMINDNLYTAGLEDPNLVIRTSGEERLSGFLLWQSSYSELYFTDSLWPELRKVDFLRAIRSYTQRDRRFGK from the coding sequence ATGAGATTATTACAGCCACTATACTCCTTATATGAATGGTATATAACACGAAATCTTGATGCATCTAAGATGCCTAATCATGTTGCTATTATTATGGATGGTAATAGACGCTATTCTAAACTTCAGGGAAATATGAAAGTTATTGAAGGTCATAAAAGAGGAGTTAATACACTAGAAAACGTACTTGAATGGTGCGTTGATCTTGGAATTGACATAGTTACAGTTTATGCTTTTTCTACTGAAAACTTTAATAGAGAAGAAAATGAAGTTCATGATTTAATGGATCTTTTCTCTGAAACATTTAGAAATATAAGTGAAAATAAGAAGATTCATAAAAATGAGGTACGTATTAATGCTGTAGGTAAACTTGAAATGTTTCCAGAAGATGTACGTGAAGCAATTACAATTGCAGAGAATGCAACAAGTAAATATCAGAAACGATTAATTAACATAGCATTAGGATATGATGGTCGTGCTGAAATTGTAGATGCATTTAAAAAGATTGCAACAGATGTTCGTGATGGAAAAATAGAACCTGAAGATATAGATGAAGATATGATAAATGATAACCTCTACACAGCAGGTCTTGAAGATCCAAACCTTGTAATACGTACAAGTGGAGAAGAACGTCTTAGTGGATTTCTTCTATGGCAATCATCATATTCAGAGTTATACTTCACAGACAGCCTATGGCCAGAACTACGTAAGGTAGACTTCCTACGTGCAATACGTTCATATACACAAAGAGATAGAAGATTTGGAAAATAA
- a CDS encoding cobalt-precorrin-8 methylmutase yields MYDILYNMGASTKPGYDIANKSREIIKELIDDQTKDLTYEERDIVERVVHSTADPEYAKLVKISPDFVDTALKCFDDGKDILTDINMVKSGITRYEGDVMCYIRDERAVKLAKKEEITRSAAAMRVAAEDGFSGVVAIGNAPTALFEVMDLVEEGIMDAKAVVGVPVGFVGAADSKEALSLTEIPHVITTGPKGGTPIAVAVINSLLNIRK; encoded by the coding sequence ATGTATGATATTTTGTATAATATGGGAGCATCAACCAAACCTGGATATGATATTGCAAATAAAAGTCGTGAAATTATTAAAGAATTAATTGATGATCAAACTAAAGATCTTACATATGAAGAACGTGACATTGTTGAACGTGTTGTTCATTCAACAGCAGATCCTGAATATGCAAAGCTTGTTAAAATTTCACCTGACTTTGTTGACACAGCACTTAAATGCTTTGATGATGGTAAAGATATATTAACTGATATTAACATGGTAAAATCTGGAATTACAAGATATGAAGGAGATGTAATGTGTTATATTCGTGATGAACGTGCTGTTAAACTTGCAAAAAAAGAGGAAATTACACGTTCTGCAGCTGCTATGAGAGTTGCAGCTGAGGATGGATTTAGTGGTGTTGTTGCAATTGGTAATGCACCTACTGCATTATTTGAAGTTATGGATCTTGTAGAAGAAGGTATTATGGATGCTAAAGCTGTTGTTGGTGTACCTGTTGGATTTGTTGGAGCTGCTGATTCTAAAGAAGCTCTTAGTTTAACTGAAATTCCACATGTTATAACAACAGGTCCTAAAGGTGGAACACCTATTGCTGTTGCTGTAATTAACTCACTTCTTAACATAAGAAAATAG
- a CDS encoding restriction endonuclease, producing MKRKPAYIDFTKAVLETIEENPQKTQQEIQDIILEKYDQFTQDDINEDDNQIQRVIRYLTLAEFTTQDDDGRCVNTSKGSQQLEFSNLQINKIIKKILTIQFKIPKERDLCYICLNYFKDYPSHPIGSGEMLWDMLKKTSKYAENKDICELRAAKGTPILYSKYDFSNYHLKKLDLVKKTEDKGYQITQKGLDILNKYETEEEVNEYIDTLFQQSLKNKDEPINKILASDDGHIKVFYYDYELTYLEVLIPLLKIIDSKYYTNQEEKIKDIIIKMDEFESYDKEDIIKAIDTALHYLYDGEYITIESGEILKTAKLAAIVYKLDYRMKYVDSLDIEESEKDKKRQKRLNNICREINKSLFKVYDVPTKEDLYQDILKYLKDDDNRPVNHQKLPSINLLIVQDFLEKHKTYSDNIMSIIDPESRRLSINLIIEDAFKELKQNKLIRNTKKYGYLIEEKGIRYLEKLENENKTEDIKKSSIEEENIKPELVDEDNNKIVSTIEPIESKTSEFKNRDMTTDNIYERLVFDILCDNEEHEKVDIIDKIEETLIPGVVIPKEIKNVIKDNIQDALDKFAQYNIIEPGERFGYWKITQKAMTIAHTIDSETPTVNIVSETPTDVDNEIDIIDEDIIESPLEDEIENETIEDVEVIDKQEETTEFIEINPVDTFKKAYGAINKDLKRRLLNKVKSCSPYFFEKLVLDLFMKMDYNHVKPKYGEVTKKSNDGGIDGVIQLGYLNTNPIYYQAKRYDSNIQRPAIHQFIGALREIKSDTGIFITTSGFSKGAIKAAKSENISMIDGDELVSLMIEFKIGVKVKNYDIKLIDDEYFED from the coding sequence ATGAAAAGAAAACCTGCATACATTGATTTTACAAAAGCTGTACTTGAAACAATAGAGGAAAATCCACAAAAAACACAACAAGAAATACAAGATATCATACTTGAAAAATATGACCAATTCACACAAGATGATATAAATGAAGATGACAACCAAATACAAAGAGTAATAAGATATCTTACACTAGCTGAATTTACAACACAAGATGATGATGGAAGATGTGTTAATACATCTAAAGGATCACAACAACTAGAATTTAGTAATCTTCAAATTAACAAAATAATAAAAAAAATACTCACAATTCAATTCAAAATACCTAAAGAACGTGACCTCTGTTATATATGTCTTAATTACTTTAAAGACTATCCTTCACATCCTATAGGTTCAGGCGAAATGTTATGGGATATGCTTAAGAAAACATCAAAGTATGCAGAAAATAAGGATATATGTGAATTAAGAGCAGCAAAAGGAACACCTATATTATATTCAAAATATGATTTTTCAAATTACCATCTTAAAAAACTAGATTTAGTTAAAAAAACAGAAGATAAAGGATATCAAATAACACAAAAAGGACTTGATATATTAAATAAATATGAAACTGAAGAAGAAGTCAATGAATATATTGATACTCTTTTTCAACAATCTTTAAAAAATAAGGATGAACCAATAAATAAGATTCTTGCATCTGATGATGGACATATCAAAGTATTCTATTATGACTATGAACTTACATATCTTGAAGTATTAATTCCTCTCCTTAAAATTATTGACTCAAAATATTATACAAATCAAGAAGAAAAAATAAAAGATATTATTATAAAAATGGATGAATTTGAATCATATGATAAAGAAGATATCATTAAAGCAATAGATACTGCACTTCATTATCTTTATGATGGAGAATACATAACAATTGAGTCAGGTGAAATCCTAAAAACAGCTAAATTAGCAGCTATTGTTTATAAACTTGATTATAGAATGAAATATGTTGATAGTCTTGATATTGAGGAATCTGAAAAAGATAAAAAAAGACAAAAAAGACTGAATAATATTTGTAGAGAAATAAATAAAAGTCTTTTCAAAGTATATGATGTTCCAACAAAAGAAGATTTATACCAAGATATCTTAAAATATCTGAAAGATGATGATAATAGACCTGTAAATCATCAAAAACTTCCAAGTATAAATTTATTAATAGTACAAGACTTCCTTGAAAAACACAAGACATACTCAGATAATATAATGAGTATAATCGATCCTGAATCAAGAAGACTTTCAATTAATCTAATAATTGAAGATGCATTTAAAGAATTAAAACAAAATAAACTAATTAGAAATACTAAAAAATACGGATACTTAATAGAAGAAAAAGGAATAAGATATTTAGAAAAATTAGAAAATGAAAATAAAACTGAAGACATAAAAAAATCATCCATAGAAGAAGAGAACATAAAACCTGAATTAGTTGATGAAGATAATAATAAAATTGTAAGTACTATTGAACCTATTGAATCTAAAACTTCAGAATTTAAAAATCGTGATATGACAACAGATAATATTTATGAAAGATTAGTATTTGATATTTTATGTGACAATGAAGAACATGAAAAAGTTGACATTATTGATAAAATTGAAGAAACACTAATACCTGGCGTTGTTATACCTAAAGAAATTAAAAATGTTATAAAAGATAATATCCAAGATGCACTTGATAAATTTGCACAATATAATATAATTGAACCTGGTGAAAGATTTGGATACTGGAAGATAACACAAAAAGCTATGACAATTGCACATACTATTGATAGTGAAACACCTACAGTTAATATTGTTAGTGAAACTCCAACTGATGTAGATAATGAAATTGACATTATTGATGAAGATATTATTGAAAGTCCTCTTGAAGATGAAATAGAAAATGAAACAATAGAAGATGTTGAAGTAATTGATAAACAAGAAGAAACTACTGAATTTATTGAAATAAATCCTGTTGATACATTTAAAAAGGCATATGGTGCTATTAATAAAGATCTTAAAAGACGTCTTCTTAATAAAGTTAAATCATGTTCACCATACTTCTTTGAAAAACTTGTACTTGACTTATTTATGAAAATGGATTATAACCATGTAAAACCTAAATATGGTGAAGTAACCAAGAAATCAAATGATGGTGGAATTGATGGAGTAATACAACTAGGATACTTAAATACAAACCCAATATACTACCAGGCAAAACGATATGATAGTAACATTCAAAGACCAGCAATACATCAATTCATTGGAGCTCTTCGAGAAATAAAATCAGATACAGGAATATTTATAACAACATCAGGATTTTCAAAAGGAGCAATAAAAGCAGCAAAATCTGAGAACATCTCAATGATAGATGGGGATGAACTTGTAAGTTTAATGATAGAATTTAAAATAGGAGTTAAAGTTAAAAATTATGATATAAAACTTATAGATGATGAATACTTTGAAGATTAA
- a CDS encoding pantoate kinase, with protein sequence MIKELKVFIPANITGFFEIIDDPNPALKGSKGAGITLDSGVTTHTKIKDGCGRVCISTNGEINDLNTVTSAAVDIICEKFNVDLSCYDILIEHVHDFPISAGFGSSAGFALGVSFTLPKLLGINLSYNQAGEIAHLAEIRLSSGLGDVIASLNGGCVMRLKPGSPVNGIIDKIPTTQPIYVISKTIGLLQTGDIIDDPVYKKCINENASHLLNCLIKDPCIENYIKLSRRFAENTKLITPQLHEILEIMDDETIGSSMAMLGNTAYALSYTPDISIEDCHITTLNTTGIKYL encoded by the coding sequence ATGATTAAAGAACTTAAAGTTTTCATACCCGCAAATATTACAGGCTTTTTTGAAATTATTGATGATCCTAACCCAGCCCTTAAGGGATCAAAGGGTGCAGGTATTACACTCGATAGTGGTGTAACTACACATACTAAAATAAAAGATGGATGTGGTCGTGTTTGTATTTCAACTAATGGTGAGATTAATGATCTTAATACTGTTACATCTGCTGCTGTTGATATTATATGTGAGAAATTTAATGTTGATTTGTCATGTTATGATATTTTAATTGAACATGTGCATGATTTTCCAATTAGTGCTGGTTTTGGTAGTAGTGCTGGTTTTGCTCTTGGTGTTAGTTTTACACTTCCAAAGCTTCTTGGTATTAATCTTTCATATAATCAGGCAGGGGAGATTGCTCATCTTGCAGAAATTAGACTTTCATCTGGTCTTGGTGATGTTATTGCATCTCTTAATGGTGGATGTGTTATGCGCTTAAAGCCTGGATCACCTGTTAATGGTATAATTGATAAAATTCCAACCACTCAACCTATATATGTTATATCAAAAACTATTGGTTTACTTCAAACAGGTGATATTATTGATGATCCAGTTTATAAAAAATGTATTAATGAAAATGCAAGCCATTTACTTAACTGTCTAATTAAAGATCCTTGTATTGAAAATTATATTAAATTATCAAGAAGATTTGCTGAAAACACAAAACTAATAACACCACAACTGCATGAAATTCTTGAAATAATGGATGATGAAACAATAGGCTCATCAATGGCAATGCTTGGAAATACTGCATATGCACTATCATATACACCAGACATATCAATTGAGGACTGCCATATAACAACACTAAATACAACAGGAATCAAATATCTCTAA
- a CDS encoding histidinol phosphate phosphatase domain-containing protein → MSENKRIDLHTHSLFSDGELLPSELVRRADVLGHKAIAITDHVDASNIEVAGKIAEAVNDIRDNWDIEVIPGVEITHTPIEVIDKLANKARSFGAEIVVVHGETIVEPVKPGTNMMAAQSPSVDIIGHPGLITEEEVQMAIDNDVSLEISYRGGHCLGNGHVAELGLELGANLVVDTDTHAPGDLIDYKLAERVALGAGIPEDKVVDVLKTNPEKVLKKHGIKL, encoded by the coding sequence ATGTCTGAAAATAAGAGAATAGATTTACATACACACAGTTTATTTAGTGACGGAGAATTATTACCATCAGAACTTGTAAGACGAGCAGATGTGCTAGGACACAAAGCAATAGCAATAACAGACCATGTAGATGCATCAAATATAGAAGTTGCAGGAAAAATAGCAGAAGCAGTAAATGATATACGTGACAACTGGGATATTGAAGTAATACCAGGTGTTGAAATAACACACACTCCAATTGAAGTAATTGATAAACTTGCAAATAAGGCAAGAAGCTTTGGTGCTGAAATTGTAGTAGTACACGGTGAAACAATAGTAGAACCAGTAAAACCTGGAACAAACATGATGGCAGCACAATCACCATCTGTAGATATTATTGGACATCCAGGACTTATAACAGAAGAAGAAGTACAAATGGCAATAGATAACGATGTATCACTTGAGATAAGTTATCGTGGCGGACACTGTCTTGGAAATGGACATGTTGCAGAATTAGGATTAGAACTTGGAGCAAACCTCGTAGTAGATACAGATACACATGCACCAGGAGATCTTATCGACTATAAACTTGCAGAAAGAGTAGCACTTGGTGCAGGAATTCCAGAAGATAAAGTAGTTGATGTTCTAAAAACAAATCCTGAAAAAGTACTTAAAAAACATGGAATTAAATTATAA